In Pseudomonadota bacterium, the genomic window CTCAACAACAAAATCCGCGTCATCCAGCGCCGCGCCTACGGCCTGCGCGACCAGGAATATCTCAGACTGAAGGTGCTGACTTGCATGCTGCCGACGCTCTAAAGTTCCCAAAATCACCCACACAACTTCCGGAAGACCCATAATTTTATCGCAGATCCAAAGGATCCCGGCCGTCCCCATGCTCCGCCGACCAATCGAGAACCCGAAGCTGCAGGAGGCGGTGAACCGACTGGTTGCCGCCCTGCAGCCGCGCGCCGTCATCCTTTTTGGCAGCCGCGCACGACGCGCCCATCGACCGGACAGCGACTACGACCTCCTCGTGGTTTCGGATCAGCTTCGTGACTATGACGAAGTCTATCGGCCGGTTGCAGGCCGTGGTCTCCACTGCGAAGTCGTCCCATGCACGGCTGAGACGTGGAGAGAAGCGAGCCTCGACGCCGGCGGCGTTCTCCGCGCCGCGCTCGACGAGGGCGTCCTGATCTATGGCGAACCCTAAGCG contains:
- a CDS encoding transposase, with the protein product LNNKIRVIQRRAYGLRDQEYLRLKVLTCMLPTL
- a CDS encoding nucleotidyltransferase domain-containing protein, encoding MLRRPIENPKLQEAVNRLVAALQPRAVILFGSRARRAHRPDSDYDLLVVSDQLRDYDEVYRPVAGRGLHCEVVPCTAETWREASLDAGGVLRAALDEGVLIYGEP